One genomic segment of Tindallia californiensis includes these proteins:
- a CDS encoding ATP-binding protein, with the protein MKRELMEGLIRWKNSSRRKPLLLRGVRQCGKTYLLKAFSKNEYENMVYLNFEQNPDYASLFDKDFHTERIITEMGILLGTRIQREKTLIILDEIQACPKAITALKYFCEEAPEYHVASAGSLIGISISKPNSYPVGKVDVKTLYPMSFKEFLMASGEDDLIKYIQNTTLHEISQVIHSRLFQYYDYYRITGGMPEVVKNWVQEKNIQQVEESLQNLLNLYQLDFSKYAPAKDFQKISQVWEAIPYQLAKENQRFIFGQVKEGARAKDLEDALNWLINAGMVYRIPKIEKPYIPLSAYEKQNLFKIYCCDTGLLRKLAKVDAGLILKDNSQYTEFKGALTENYVLQQLIQMGVDKPCYWSSGNKAEVDFVMQLKGMPTPIEVKSGKTIRSKSLLSYIEKYKPEKAYRFSSSLRDSGERITDIPLPLVWTILSEK; encoded by the coding sequence GTGAAACGTGAACTTATGGAGGGGCTTATCCGTTGGAAGAACAGCTCCAGACGGAAACCATTGCTTTTAAGAGGCGTTAGGCAATGTGGAAAAACCTATTTGCTTAAAGCCTTCTCAAAAAATGAATATGAGAATATGGTGTATCTTAACTTTGAGCAAAATCCGGACTATGCCTCTCTTTTTGATAAAGACTTCCATACAGAGCGCATCATTACAGAAATGGGAATCCTTTTAGGAACGCGCATCCAAAGAGAGAAAACCCTTATTATTTTGGATGAAATTCAAGCATGTCCAAAAGCGATTACAGCGTTAAAATACTTTTGTGAAGAAGCTCCTGAATACCATGTCGCATCTGCTGGATCACTAATCGGGATCTCTATCTCAAAACCAAACTCCTATCCAGTTGGAAAAGTGGATGTCAAAACCCTTTATCCTATGAGTTTCAAAGAATTTCTAATGGCATCGGGTGAAGATGACCTAATCAAGTATATTCAGAATACAACCCTTCATGAAATAAGTCAGGTGATCCATAGCCGGCTTTTTCAGTACTATGACTATTATCGGATAACAGGTGGTATGCCAGAAGTGGTAAAAAATTGGGTACAGGAAAAAAACATACAACAGGTAGAGGAATCACTGCAAAATCTTTTGAATTTATACCAGCTGGATTTTTCAAAATATGCTCCCGCCAAGGATTTTCAGAAAATCAGTCAGGTTTGGGAAGCGATTCCCTACCAGTTGGCAAAAGAAAATCAGCGGTTTATCTTTGGACAGGTAAAAGAAGGCGCACGGGCAAAAGATCTGGAGGATGCCTTGAACTGGCTGATTAATGCCGGGATGGTGTATCGAATTCCTAAAATTGAAAAACCCTACATTCCCTTAAGCGCTTACGAAAAACAAAATTTGTTTAAGATCTACTGCTGCGATACAGGACTTCTTCGTAAACTGGCGAAGGTGGATGCCGGGCTGATCCTCAAAGATAATAGTCAATACACGGAGTTCAAAGGTGCTTTGACAGAAAATTATGTCCTGCAGCAATTGATACAAATGGGCGTCGACAAACCCTGCTATTGGAGTTCAGGAAATAAAGCAGAAGTCGATTTTGTTATGCAGCTAAAGGGAATGCCAACGCCCATTGAAGTGAAATCCGGCAAGACCATTCGATCGAAAAGCCTGCTCAGCTATATTGAAAAATACAAACCCGAAAAAGCTTATCGTTTCTCATCATCGCTTCGGGATAGCGGGGAAAGAATAACAGACATACCCCTTCCGTTAGTTTGGACAATTTTGTCCGAGAAATAG